A single window of Triplophysa dalaica isolate WHDGS20190420 chromosome 14, ASM1584641v1, whole genome shotgun sequence DNA harbors:
- the ctcf gene encoding transcriptional repressor CTCF isoform X2: MMFSCWVQVIPMEGGSIEAVVEEAGDAFKAKECKTYQRRREDEEVGAELLQPAELEQAQAEADAEVEAQQQLVEGVVNVNSMMVMESLDPALLQMKTEVLEAAVGGPVGVAGSAHEATVTTVDDTQIITLQVVNMEEQQLGLGELQLVQVPVSAVPVTTATVEELQGTLVDATAMPKDGEPVICHTLPLPEGFQVVKVGANGEVETVEQDELQAQEEQPQQQVEEEMTEAQADDPTWAKDPDYAPPVKKIKKAKKSKLRYNTEGDKDMDVSVYDFEEEQQEGLLSEVNAEKVVGNMKPPKPTKIKKKGVKKTFQCELCSYTCPRRSNLDRHMKSHTDERPHKCHLCGRAFRTVTLLRNHLNTHTGTRPHKCTDCDMAFVTSGELVRHRRYKHTHEKPFKCSMCDYASVEVSKLKRHIRSHTGERPFQCSLCSYASRDTYKLKRHMRTHSGEKPYECYICHARFTQSGTMKMHILQKHTENVAKFHCPHCDTVIARKSDLGVHLRKQHSYIEQGRKCRYCDAVFHERYALIQHQKSHKNEKRFKCDQCDYACRQERHMIMHKRTHTGEKPYACNQCDKTFRQKQLLDMHFRRYHDPNFVPTSFVCTKCGKTFTRRNTMARHADNCTGMESADGENGTPPKRGRVGRKRKMRSRKDDDEDDSDEHGEPDLDDIDEEDEDEEILEDDEDEHMDVEQAPPTVPIPAPAEPPVKRKRGRPPKNAPKVSPATPSPKTTAATAAIIQVEDESTGAIENIIVKKEPEGIDAVPEPAQPVVEEVEAVEAGVETVQIAVPEAAPNGDLTPEMILSMMDR; encoded by the exons ATGATGTTTTCCTGTTGGGTCCAG gtaaTACCCATGGAAGGGGGATCGATTGAGGCAGTGGTGGAAGAGGCAGGGGATGCTTTCAAGGCAAAAGAATGTAAGACATACCAAAGGCGACGAGAGGATGAAGAGGTGGGAGCTGAACTGCTGCAGCCTGCTGAGTTGGAGCAAGCCCAGGCTGAAGCAGATGCTGAAGTGGAGGCCCAACAGCAACTGGTTGAAGGTGTAGTGAATGTCAACAGCATGATGGTGATGGAGTCCCTGGACCCTGCCTTGCTTCAGATGAAGACAGAAGTTCTGGAGGCTGCTGTCGGAGGACCAGTTGGTGTGGCCGGTTCTGCCCATGAAGCCACTGTCACAACTGTGGACGATACTCAGATCATCACCCTACAGGTGGTAAACATGGAAGAGCAGCAGTTGGGGTTAGGAGAGCTGCAGCTGGTGCAGGTGCCTGTTTCTGCTGTGCCTGTCACCACAGCCACTGTGGAAGAGCTACAGGGGACACTGGTGGATGCGACTGCCATGCCTAAAGATGGAGAGCCGGTCATCTGTCACACCCTGCCGTTGCCTGAGGGGTTTCAG GTGGTCAAGGTGGGTGCAAACGGAGAGGTGGAGACTGTGGAGCAGGATGAGCTCCAGGCCCAAGAAGAGCAGCCTCAACAGCAGGTGGAGGAGGAGATGACTGAAGCCCAAGCTGATGACCCCACATGGGCCAAAGATCCAGACTATGCACCCCCTGTCAAAAAGATCAAGAAGGCAAAGAAAAGCAAACTGCGCTACAACACAGAGGGAGATAAGGACATGGATGTGTCTGTTTATGACTTTGAGGAGGAGCAGCAGGAAGGACTGCTCTCTGAGGTCAATGCTGAGAAAGTTGTAGGCAACATGAAACCACCCAAACCAACTAAAATCAAGAAGAAGG GTGTCAAAAAGACATTCCAGTGTGAGCTGTGTAGTTACACTTGCCCACGACGCTCCAATCTGGACCGCCACATGAAGAGCCACACGGATGAGAGGCCTCACAAGTGCCATCTGTGTGGGCGAGCCTTTAGAACCGTCACCTTGCTTAGGAACCATCTCAACACCCATACAG GCACCAGACCACATAAGTGCACTGACTGTGATATGGCCTTTGTCACCAGTGGAGAGCTGGTGCGACACAGACGCTACAAGCACACGCACGAGAAACCATTCAAGTGCTCCATGTGTGACTATGCCAGTGTGGAG GTTAGCAAGCTGAAGCGTCACATTCGCTCACACACCGGAGAGCGTCCCTTCCAGTGCAGCCTGTGCAGTTACGCCAGCAGAGATACCTATAAGCTGAAGAGGCACATGAGGACCCACTCAG GAGAGAAGCCCTATGAGTGCTACATCTGTCATGCACGTTTCACCCAGAGTGGTACCATGAAGATGCACATCCTGCAGAAGCACACAGAGAACGTGGCTAAGTTTCACTGCCCCCACTGTGATACAGTTATTGCTCGCAAGAGTGATCTCG GTGTACATCTCCGTAAGCAGCATTCCTACATTGAGCAAGGCAGGAAGTGCCGTTACTGCGACGCAGTGTTTCATGAGCGATATGCCCTCATCCAGCATcagaaatcacacaaaaatgagAAACGTTTCAAGTGTGACCAGTGTGACTATGCATGCCGTCAG GAGCGTCACATGATCATGCATAAACGCACCCATACCGGGGAGAAGCCATACGCGTGTAACCAATGTGATAAGACCTTTAGGCAGAAACAGCTCCTGGACATGCACTTTAGGCGCTACCATGACCCCAACTTTGTACCAACGTCCTTCGTATGCACAAAGTGTGGCAAGACTTTCACTCGCAGG AATACCATGGCCAGGCATGCAGATAACTGCACTGGGATGGAATCTGCTGATGGAGAAAATGGAACCCCACCCAAGAGAGGTCGTGTTGGCAGAAAGAGGAAGATGCGGTCTAGAAAGGATGACGACGAAGATGACAGCG ATGAGCATGGAGAGCCTGATCTGGATGACATTGATGAAGAGGATGAGGATGAAGAGATTCTTGAAGATGATGAGGATGAACACATGGATGTGGAACAGGCTCCACCCACCGTTCCCATCCCTGCCCCAGCTGAACCTCCTGTCAAGAGGAAACGGGGCAGACCCCCCAAGAATGCACCCAAGGTTTCTCCTGCCACGCCTAGTCCAAAAACCACTGCAG CTACCGCTGCCATAATCCAAGTGGAGGATGAAAGCACAGGGGCCATTGAGAACATCATTGTGAAAAAGGAGCCTGAAGGCATTGATGCAGTTCCTGAACCCGCCCAGCCGGTGGTGGAGGAGGTAGAGGCAGTCGAGGCTGGTGTAGAAACAGTGCAGATAGCCGTCCCTGAAGCTGCACCTAACGGTGACCTCACACCTGAAATGATCCTTAGCATGATGGACCGGTGA
- the ctcf gene encoding transcriptional repressor CTCF isoform X1 → MRNSRSRPPFCAEPTLQKRERIKTVGGEGRSFTPSRTEGRTNPELSVEFNARINHQTQVIPMEGGSIEAVVEEAGDAFKAKECKTYQRRREDEEVGAELLQPAELEQAQAEADAEVEAQQQLVEGVVNVNSMMVMESLDPALLQMKTEVLEAAVGGPVGVAGSAHEATVTTVDDTQIITLQVVNMEEQQLGLGELQLVQVPVSAVPVTTATVEELQGTLVDATAMPKDGEPVICHTLPLPEGFQVVKVGANGEVETVEQDELQAQEEQPQQQVEEEMTEAQADDPTWAKDPDYAPPVKKIKKAKKSKLRYNTEGDKDMDVSVYDFEEEQQEGLLSEVNAEKVVGNMKPPKPTKIKKKGVKKTFQCELCSYTCPRRSNLDRHMKSHTDERPHKCHLCGRAFRTVTLLRNHLNTHTGTRPHKCTDCDMAFVTSGELVRHRRYKHTHEKPFKCSMCDYASVEVSKLKRHIRSHTGERPFQCSLCSYASRDTYKLKRHMRTHSGEKPYECYICHARFTQSGTMKMHILQKHTENVAKFHCPHCDTVIARKSDLGVHLRKQHSYIEQGRKCRYCDAVFHERYALIQHQKSHKNEKRFKCDQCDYACRQERHMIMHKRTHTGEKPYACNQCDKTFRQKQLLDMHFRRYHDPNFVPTSFVCTKCGKTFTRRNTMARHADNCTGMESADGENGTPPKRGRVGRKRKMRSRKDDDEDDSDEHGEPDLDDIDEEDEDEEILEDDEDEHMDVEQAPPTVPIPAPAEPPVKRKRGRPPKNAPKVSPATPSPKTTAATAAIIQVEDESTGAIENIIVKKEPEGIDAVPEPAQPVVEEVEAVEAGVETVQIAVPEAAPNGDLTPEMILSMMDR, encoded by the exons gtaaTACCCATGGAAGGGGGATCGATTGAGGCAGTGGTGGAAGAGGCAGGGGATGCTTTCAAGGCAAAAGAATGTAAGACATACCAAAGGCGACGAGAGGATGAAGAGGTGGGAGCTGAACTGCTGCAGCCTGCTGAGTTGGAGCAAGCCCAGGCTGAAGCAGATGCTGAAGTGGAGGCCCAACAGCAACTGGTTGAAGGTGTAGTGAATGTCAACAGCATGATGGTGATGGAGTCCCTGGACCCTGCCTTGCTTCAGATGAAGACAGAAGTTCTGGAGGCTGCTGTCGGAGGACCAGTTGGTGTGGCCGGTTCTGCCCATGAAGCCACTGTCACAACTGTGGACGATACTCAGATCATCACCCTACAGGTGGTAAACATGGAAGAGCAGCAGTTGGGGTTAGGAGAGCTGCAGCTGGTGCAGGTGCCTGTTTCTGCTGTGCCTGTCACCACAGCCACTGTGGAAGAGCTACAGGGGACACTGGTGGATGCGACTGCCATGCCTAAAGATGGAGAGCCGGTCATCTGTCACACCCTGCCGTTGCCTGAGGGGTTTCAG GTGGTCAAGGTGGGTGCAAACGGAGAGGTGGAGACTGTGGAGCAGGATGAGCTCCAGGCCCAAGAAGAGCAGCCTCAACAGCAGGTGGAGGAGGAGATGACTGAAGCCCAAGCTGATGACCCCACATGGGCCAAAGATCCAGACTATGCACCCCCTGTCAAAAAGATCAAGAAGGCAAAGAAAAGCAAACTGCGCTACAACACAGAGGGAGATAAGGACATGGATGTGTCTGTTTATGACTTTGAGGAGGAGCAGCAGGAAGGACTGCTCTCTGAGGTCAATGCTGAGAAAGTTGTAGGCAACATGAAACCACCCAAACCAACTAAAATCAAGAAGAAGG GTGTCAAAAAGACATTCCAGTGTGAGCTGTGTAGTTACACTTGCCCACGACGCTCCAATCTGGACCGCCACATGAAGAGCCACACGGATGAGAGGCCTCACAAGTGCCATCTGTGTGGGCGAGCCTTTAGAACCGTCACCTTGCTTAGGAACCATCTCAACACCCATACAG GCACCAGACCACATAAGTGCACTGACTGTGATATGGCCTTTGTCACCAGTGGAGAGCTGGTGCGACACAGACGCTACAAGCACACGCACGAGAAACCATTCAAGTGCTCCATGTGTGACTATGCCAGTGTGGAG GTTAGCAAGCTGAAGCGTCACATTCGCTCACACACCGGAGAGCGTCCCTTCCAGTGCAGCCTGTGCAGTTACGCCAGCAGAGATACCTATAAGCTGAAGAGGCACATGAGGACCCACTCAG GAGAGAAGCCCTATGAGTGCTACATCTGTCATGCACGTTTCACCCAGAGTGGTACCATGAAGATGCACATCCTGCAGAAGCACACAGAGAACGTGGCTAAGTTTCACTGCCCCCACTGTGATACAGTTATTGCTCGCAAGAGTGATCTCG GTGTACATCTCCGTAAGCAGCATTCCTACATTGAGCAAGGCAGGAAGTGCCGTTACTGCGACGCAGTGTTTCATGAGCGATATGCCCTCATCCAGCATcagaaatcacacaaaaatgagAAACGTTTCAAGTGTGACCAGTGTGACTATGCATGCCGTCAG GAGCGTCACATGATCATGCATAAACGCACCCATACCGGGGAGAAGCCATACGCGTGTAACCAATGTGATAAGACCTTTAGGCAGAAACAGCTCCTGGACATGCACTTTAGGCGCTACCATGACCCCAACTTTGTACCAACGTCCTTCGTATGCACAAAGTGTGGCAAGACTTTCACTCGCAGG AATACCATGGCCAGGCATGCAGATAACTGCACTGGGATGGAATCTGCTGATGGAGAAAATGGAACCCCACCCAAGAGAGGTCGTGTTGGCAGAAAGAGGAAGATGCGGTCTAGAAAGGATGACGACGAAGATGACAGCG ATGAGCATGGAGAGCCTGATCTGGATGACATTGATGAAGAGGATGAGGATGAAGAGATTCTTGAAGATGATGAGGATGAACACATGGATGTGGAACAGGCTCCACCCACCGTTCCCATCCCTGCCCCAGCTGAACCTCCTGTCAAGAGGAAACGGGGCAGACCCCCCAAGAATGCACCCAAGGTTTCTCCTGCCACGCCTAGTCCAAAAACCACTGCAG CTACCGCTGCCATAATCCAAGTGGAGGATGAAAGCACAGGGGCCATTGAGAACATCATTGTGAAAAAGGAGCCTGAAGGCATTGATGCAGTTCCTGAACCCGCCCAGCCGGTGGTGGAGGAGGTAGAGGCAGTCGAGGCTGGTGTAGAAACAGTGCAGATAGCCGTCCCTGAAGCTGCACCTAACGGTGACCTCACACCTGAAATGATCCTTAGCATGATGGACCGGTGA